Proteins co-encoded in one uncultured Draconibacterium sp. genomic window:
- the rfaE2 gene encoding D-glycero-beta-D-manno-heptose 1-phosphate adenylyltransferase has product MFKSNIFKDFESFRPLLEIWKGSNNTIVFTNGCFDLIHNGHVDSLHKSAAFGTKLIVGLNSDVSVKLLKGDKRPILNEQARAEVLAAFGCVDAVILFDEETPAEIIAKIIPDVLVKGAQYEIQEIAGHDTVLNNGGKVETLELIEGISTSEIIERIKKL; this is encoded by the coding sequence ATGTTTAAATCAAATATTTTTAAAGATTTTGAATCATTTCGTCCCCTTCTTGAGATCTGGAAGGGCAGCAACAACACCATCGTTTTTACCAACGGTTGTTTCGATCTTATTCATAACGGACATGTTGATTCACTGCACAAATCAGCAGCATTTGGCACCAAATTGATCGTTGGGCTAAACTCCGATGTTTCGGTAAAATTACTAAAAGGCGATAAGCGCCCCATTTTAAACGAGCAGGCGCGAGCCGAGGTGTTGGCAGCCTTTGGCTGTGTTGATGCGGTAATTCTTTTCGATGAAGAAACGCCGGCGGAAATTATTGCAAAAATTATCCCCGATGTGCTGGTTAAAGGTGCGCAATACGAAATTCAGGAAATTGCCGGCCACGACACCGTATTGAATAACGGTGGAAAAGTGGAAACGCTGGAATTAATTGAAGGAATTTCAACCAGCGAAATTATTGAACGAATAAAGAAACTTTAA
- the radA gene encoding DNA repair protein RadA, which produces MAKTKTIYTCQNCGAQSPKWLGKCSTCNEWNTYVEEIVEKKQSTGKLSVQISGNQPITLENIEMARTQRISVGIEEFNRVLGGGIVPGSLILLGGDPGIGKSTLALQLALGLNGKKVLYISGEESLQQIKLRAERLSNAQSNCLFLSETSLEHIVAQSEQAKPELLIIDSIQTISTELIESSPGSVGQVRECTSAILKFAKKNHVAVVLIGHITKEGSLAGPKVLEHMVDTVLQFEGDTNYMYRILRSNKNRFGSTNELGIFEMRSDGLREITNPSEQLISKVSDDVSGTAIAATVEGVRPFLIEIQALVSSAAYGTPQRSSTGFDLRRLNMLLAVLEKRAGFKLIAKDVFLNIAGGLKINDPATDLAVICSILSSNIDIAINHKICFAGEVGLTGEIRAVSRIEQRIAEAAKLGFSRIYVPTLNKGFDASKFKIDIVKVSRVEEVFKTIFA; this is translated from the coding sequence ATGGCAAAAACAAAAACCATATACACCTGTCAGAATTGTGGTGCACAATCGCCGAAATGGCTCGGAAAATGCTCCACCTGCAACGAATGGAATACCTACGTTGAAGAGATTGTAGAGAAGAAACAATCTACCGGAAAACTTTCGGTGCAAATTTCGGGAAACCAACCCATCACACTCGAAAATATCGAAATGGCCAGAACCCAACGCATTTCTGTTGGTATTGAAGAATTTAACCGTGTTTTGGGAGGTGGAATCGTTCCCGGCTCGCTAATACTTTTAGGTGGCGACCCCGGAATTGGAAAATCAACACTGGCACTTCAGTTGGCATTGGGATTAAACGGGAAAAAAGTACTGTACATTTCGGGCGAAGAAAGCTTGCAACAGATAAAACTGCGTGCCGAACGTTTAAGCAATGCCCAAAGCAACTGCCTGTTTTTAAGCGAAACATCGTTGGAACATATTGTTGCACAAAGCGAACAGGCAAAACCGGAGTTGCTAATCATCGACTCGATACAAACCATTTCAACTGAACTCATTGAATCATCGCCGGGCTCGGTTGGGCAGGTTCGCGAGTGCACATCGGCAATTTTGAAATTTGCCAAAAAAAATCATGTTGCCGTGGTGTTGATCGGGCATATTACCAAGGAAGGAAGTTTGGCCGGGCCCAAAGTACTTGAACACATGGTCGACACGGTTTTGCAGTTTGAAGGCGACACCAATTATATGTACCGCATTTTGCGCTCGAACAAAAACCGCTTTGGCTCCACCAACGAACTCGGTATTTTTGAAATGCGTAGCGACGGTTTGCGCGAAATCACCAATCCTTCTGAGCAATTGATTTCAAAAGTAAGCGACGATGTTAGCGGCACCGCCATTGCTGCAACCGTAGAAGGCGTGCGGCCATTTCTGATCGAAATTCAGGCATTGGTAAGCTCTGCGGCTTATGGAACTCCTCAGCGTTCATCTACAGGTTTTGATTTGCGACGACTAAACATGCTTTTAGCCGTACTGGAAAAGCGGGCAGGTTTTAAACTCATAGCAAAAGATGTTTTCCTGAATATTGCAGGTGGATTAAAGATTAATGATCCGGCAACCGATTTGGCGGTAATCTGTTCCATCCTTTCTTCTAATATCGATATTGCTATTAACCACAAAATATGTTTTGCCGGCGAGGTTGGATTAACCGGTGAAATACGTGCCGTAAGCCGCATTGAGCAACGCATTGCCGAAGCAGCAAAACTGGGTTTCTCGCGAATTTATGTACCTACGCTAAACAAAGGATTCGATGCTTCGAAATTCAAAATTGATATTGTAAAAGTAAGCCGTGTGGAGGAAGTATTCAAAACTATTTTCGCGTAA
- a CDS encoding DUF4296 domain-containing protein yields MKNAFLILIIAVFAFTACENEIMPKPEHLIKEKKMINMLVDVHLAEAAYNHFRYDSAMINSRTENFYYSVLDKYEVPDSVFEQSLVYYESFPKDFEKMYRKVMSRLSEMEQERSGRKELLPFEKEK; encoded by the coding sequence ATGAAAAATGCCTTTCTGATACTAATTATTGCTGTGTTCGCATTTACTGCGTGCGAGAACGAGATTATGCCCAAACCCGAGCATTTAATCAAGGAAAAGAAAATGATCAATATGCTGGTTGATGTACATCTGGCCGAAGCTGCATATAACCATTTCAGATACGACTCGGCAATGATAAACAGCCGGACAGAGAATTTTTACTATTCGGTTTTAGATAAATACGAAGTTCCTGATTCAGTCTTCGAACAATCACTGGTTTACTATGAAAGTTTCCCGAAAGATTTCGAGAAAATGTACCGCAAAGTAATGAGCCGACTGAGTGAAATGGAACAAGAACGTTCAGGCCGGAAAGAATTGCTGCCATTTGAAAAAGAAAAATAA
- a CDS encoding amidohydrolase family protein, whose amino-acid sequence MRKIAATYVFPGTTSPIKNGILVCNDEGTIIDILDRGNSFREEAGVEFYSGILAPGFVNTHCHLEFSHLQNKIEKHIGFNGFLKEINQLRDEPADKEKAMQIADRKMWAAGIAAVGDISNSGLSVSVKQKSKIAYHTFIEVFGFHPSLVERAFSKAVEVLESFKQAKLSASIVPHSPYSVSHKLFQNVLKEAQKKGGPFSIHNQESKAETEFFLSGKGDIAKHFSDNLKLETQHWKPTGKSSLQSIVEYLPKENQLLLVHNTQTQKEDIKALKQHRSLANTYFVLCPNSNFFIENEVPPVNLFRDEKLHICLGTDSLASNTKLSILQEILTIQQNFPDVSLEELILWSCINGAKALNIEDSFGSFDKGKKPGVNLITGIDFKTMRLTPKAKVKRLI is encoded by the coding sequence GTGAGAAAAATCGCCGCTACATACGTCTTCCCCGGAACAACTTCGCCAATAAAGAACGGAATTTTAGTTTGTAACGATGAAGGAACAATAATCGACATCCTTGATCGGGGCAATTCATTCAGAGAAGAAGCCGGCGTGGAGTTTTACAGCGGCATTTTGGCTCCCGGATTTGTAAATACCCATTGCCATTTAGAATTTTCTCACCTCCAAAATAAAATCGAGAAACACATTGGGTTTAACGGTTTCTTAAAGGAAATAAACCAGTTAAGAGATGAACCGGCCGACAAAGAAAAGGCCATGCAAATTGCCGACAGAAAGATGTGGGCGGCAGGAATTGCAGCTGTTGGCGATATTTCCAACTCCGGGCTTTCTGTTTCAGTAAAACAAAAAAGCAAAATTGCCTACCATACTTTTATTGAAGTTTTCGGCTTTCATCCGTCGTTGGTTGAGAGGGCTTTTTCAAAGGCAGTGGAAGTTCTGGAATCATTTAAGCAAGCTAAGCTTTCTGCTTCAATCGTTCCGCACTCACCGTATTCCGTTTCGCATAAATTGTTTCAGAATGTTCTTAAAGAAGCTCAGAAAAAAGGAGGGCCGTTCAGTATCCACAATCAGGAAAGCAAAGCAGAAACGGAGTTCTTCTTGTCGGGGAAAGGCGATATCGCCAAACATTTCAGCGATAATTTAAAGCTGGAAACCCAACACTGGAAACCTACCGGAAAATCTTCGTTGCAATCCATTGTTGAATATCTACCAAAAGAAAATCAGCTGCTTTTGGTGCACAACACACAAACCCAAAAAGAGGATATTAAAGCACTAAAACAGCACCGCAGCCTCGCCAATACCTACTTTGTTTTGTGTCCCAACTCCAATTTTTTTATTGAAAATGAAGTGCCGCCCGTAAATCTTTTTCGGGATGAAAAGCTCCACATCTGTCTGGGAACCGACAGTTTGGCATCGAACACTAAACTTTCAATTCTACAGGAGATTCTTACTATTCAACAAAACTTTCCTGATGTCTCCCTTGAAGAGCTGATTTTATGGTCGTGTATTAACGGCGCAAAAGCATTAAACATTGAAGACTCTTTTGGATCGTTCGATAAAGGGAAAAAACCCGGTGTAAACCTGATTACCGGCATCGATTTCAAAACCATGAGACTGACCCCAAAGGCAAAAGTTAAAAGACTGATTTAG
- the dusB gene encoding tRNA dihydrouridine synthase DusB produces the protein MIKIGNIELEGTPLFLAPMEDVTYKSFRMMCKKFGADVMYTEFVSSEALVRDVEKTKQKMHLFEFDRPVAIQIYGHNIDSMVRAAQVAEEFEPDFIDINYGCPMKKIVRHGAGSALLKDVKKMQKMTAEIVKAVKTPVTAKTRLGWSAGNLPIVEVAERLQDAGIQALAIHGRTREQLYTGEADWTLIGEVKNNPKIQIPIIGNGDINSGKKAKQLLDATGVDALMIGRGAIGRPWLFREVKHYLQTGEELPQPTVNEVAETLKEQLRLNLEWRDNERSGILMMRRHFAKYFPGLPNFRELKIQLLRAETNDEVHTILEQITEKYGAFQLNFSTASLK, from the coding sequence ATGATTAAGATTGGCAACATAGAACTAGAGGGTACTCCCCTTTTTCTGGCACCGATGGAAGATGTCACCTACAAGTCGTTTAGGATGATGTGTAAGAAGTTTGGTGCCGATGTAATGTACACCGAGTTTGTTTCGTCGGAAGCATTAGTGCGCGATGTAGAAAAAACAAAACAAAAAATGCATTTATTTGAGTTCGATCGTCCGGTGGCCATTCAAATCTATGGCCACAATATTGACTCAATGGTTCGAGCAGCACAGGTTGCAGAAGAATTTGAGCCTGACTTTATCGACATCAATTACGGTTGCCCCATGAAAAAAATCGTGCGCCACGGTGCAGGTTCGGCCCTATTAAAGGACGTGAAAAAAATGCAGAAGATGACTGCAGAAATTGTAAAGGCCGTTAAAACACCGGTTACTGCAAAAACACGACTGGGCTGGTCGGCCGGAAATCTGCCCATTGTTGAGGTTGCCGAACGATTGCAGGATGCCGGAATCCAGGCACTCGCCATCCACGGGCGTACACGCGAACAATTATATACCGGCGAAGCCGACTGGACATTGATTGGCGAAGTGAAAAACAATCCCAAAATTCAAATTCCAATTATCGGCAACGGCGACATTAACAGCGGGAAAAAAGCCAAACAGTTACTTGATGCAACAGGTGTAGATGCGTTAATGATAGGGCGCGGGGCAATTGGCAGACCTTGGTTATTTCGCGAGGTAAAACACTACCTGCAAACCGGGGAAGAACTTCCACAACCTACGGTTAACGAAGTAGCGGAAACATTAAAAGAACAACTTCGTTTAAACTTAGAGTGGCGCGACAATGAACGGTCGGGGATTTTAATGATGCGTCGTCATTTTGCCAAGTATTTCCCGGGATTACCGAATTTCAGGGAACTAAAGATTCAACTGCTACGTGCCGAAACAAACGACGAGGTGCACACAATTCTTGAACAAATTACCGAAAAATACGGTGCATTTCAGCTCAATTTTTCAACGGCCAGCTTAAAATAA
- a CDS encoding YkvA family protein has protein sequence MYDKYSKYFSEQSLWDKLKDFGKAAGAKVVYAVLLLYYTFEDKGVGLKTKLSIAAALGYFILPTDAIVDFTPLIGFSDDLGVLLFTLSAVAGSITPEIKAKAREKLNEWFGEIDPEELQDIDKKTF, from the coding sequence ATGTACGACAAATATTCAAAATATTTTTCCGAACAATCGCTGTGGGACAAGCTCAAGGATTTTGGGAAAGCTGCCGGAGCAAAAGTTGTTTATGCCGTTTTGTTGTTATACTACACTTTCGAAGACAAAGGAGTTGGTCTGAAAACTAAACTCAGCATTGCCGCCGCACTGGGCTATTTTATTCTGCCAACCGATGCTATTGTTGACTTTACGCCATTAATTGGTTTTAGCGACGACCTTGGCGTATTGCTTTTTACCTTATCGGCAGTGGCAGGTAGTATCACCCCCGAAATAAAAGCGAAAGCACGCGAAAAACTTAACGAATGGTTTGGCGAAATCGACCCCGAAGAACTTCAGGACATAGATAAAAAAACTTTTTAA
- a CDS encoding sulfite exporter TauE/SafE family protein — translation MLELDFSTLQWILLAFCGMLIGMSKVGVPGVSMLVVPALALIFGGKASTGILLPMLMMADFFGVGYYHRHAEWKYLWKLLPWAFVGIGIALWVGEVVNDTWFKNIIAILVFLCIGLMLWRDRKKGQNLFPDTLWFSATMGVLGGFATMIGNVAGPIFAIYLLAMHLPKNSFIGTGAWFFLIVNFSKFPLHIFVWKTINWNTLTLDLMLLPAIAIGAFAGIKLVQKISDKLYRTAVIIVTALSAFLLLI, via the coding sequence ATGCTCGAACTTGACTTCTCTACGCTTCAATGGATTTTATTGGCCTTCTGTGGTATGCTGATTGGCATGTCTAAAGTAGGTGTTCCCGGTGTTTCAATGCTGGTTGTTCCCGCGTTGGCGCTAATTTTTGGAGGAAAAGCCTCAACCGGAATTTTACTTCCAATGTTAATGATGGCCGACTTTTTTGGTGTTGGGTATTATCACCGTCATGCCGAATGGAAATACCTGTGGAAACTGCTGCCCTGGGCTTTTGTAGGTATTGGTATTGCGCTGTGGGTTGGCGAGGTGGTAAACGATACATGGTTTAAAAATATAATCGCCATTCTGGTATTTCTGTGTATTGGTTTAATGCTTTGGCGCGACCGCAAAAAAGGACAAAACCTTTTCCCTGACACCTTGTGGTTTTCTGCAACAATGGGTGTTTTAGGAGGTTTTGCCACAATGATTGGGAATGTAGCCGGGCCAATTTTTGCCATTTATCTACTGGCCATGCACTTGCCCAAAAACAGCTTTATTGGTACCGGAGCCTGGTTTTTTCTTATCGTTAATTTCTCGAAATTTCCATTACATATTTTCGTATGGAAAACCATCAACTGGAATACTTTAACCCTCGACCTAATGCTCTTACCGGCCATCGCTATCGGAGCTTTTGCCGGAATAAAACTGGTACAAAAAATATCGGATAAACTATATCGAACCGCTGTAATAATTGTAACTGCCTTGTCGGCATTTTTACTCTTAATTTAA
- a CDS encoding class I SAM-dependent methyltransferase: MKQLQQFFQDKTVKTLLDVGTGTGSFISILKETFNNTKFTGIDPDRASLEKAAKLHHDVQFRVMTGEQLDFPDSTFYAASISMAMHHLPDVQQTFNEMKRVVKPGGWLIINELFSDNLNPAQEVHKNMHHFRSSIDRLNGICHNETFTRAEILEQVKKAGLEVCKDFNQEKDRVKPSAEEISKRKDQLVKMLNQIKDKPEYHKLKKQIPLIEKALKHHGFQMATRVVIIAKVKKD, encoded by the coding sequence ATGAAACAACTACAACAATTCTTTCAGGACAAAACGGTAAAAACTCTTTTGGATGTTGGAACCGGAACCGGAAGTTTTATATCTATTTTAAAAGAAACATTCAACAATACTAAATTCACCGGTATCGATCCGGACAGAGCATCGCTTGAAAAAGCAGCAAAACTGCATCATGATGTGCAATTCAGAGTTATGACCGGCGAACAACTTGATTTCCCGGATTCCACTTTCTATGCAGCAAGTATTTCAATGGCCATGCACCATTTACCCGATGTTCAGCAAACTTTCAACGAAATGAAACGCGTGGTAAAACCCGGTGGTTGGCTTATTATAAACGAACTGTTTAGTGACAACCTGAATCCTGCACAAGAAGTACATAAAAACATGCATCATTTCAGAAGTTCTATTGATCGCTTAAATGGAATTTGCCACAATGAAACGTTTACCCGAGCCGAAATTCTGGAACAGGTAAAAAAGGCAGGACTGGAAGTTTGCAAGGATTTTAACCAGGAAAAAGATCGTGTAAAACCAAGTGCTGAAGAAATATCAAAGCGAAAAGACCAGCTAGTCAAAATGCTCAACCAAATTAAAGATAAGCCGGAATACCACAAGTTGAAAAAGCAAATTCCTCTGATTGAGAAGGCGCTGAAACATCATGGATTTCAGATGGCAACACGAGTGGTTATTATTGCTAAGGTAAAAAAAGATTGA
- a CDS encoding FKBP-type peptidyl-prolyl cis-trans isomerase, producing MARREKKARSKGSAGNNRKSGEDFLQNNKQKTGVLETNSGLQYLIVEEKQGSKPGLFDTVKIHQRALLLDGKILEDTYRQNQPDEVKIEELIEGLQEGLPMMSLGSRYKFWVPADLAWGRKGTGNKIPPNAVLSFDIRLIEIC from the coding sequence ATGGCACGCAGAGAGAAAAAAGCACGGAGTAAAGGATCAGCCGGCAACAACCGAAAATCGGGCGAAGACTTTTTACAAAATAACAAACAAAAAACCGGTGTTCTTGAAACTAACAGCGGTTTACAATACTTAATTGTGGAAGAAAAACAGGGCTCCAAACCCGGACTTTTTGATACGGTAAAAATACATCAGCGTGCTTTACTACTCGATGGCAAAATATTGGAAGATACTTACCGCCAAAACCAACCCGATGAAGTTAAAATAGAAGAACTTATTGAGGGACTACAGGAAGGCTTGCCGATGATGAGCCTAGGCAGCCGTTATAAATTCTGGGTACCTGCCGACCTGGCCTGGGGAAGAAAAGGAACGGGTAATAAAATTCCGCCCAATGCAGTTTTAAGTTTTGATATACGCCTGATTGAGATTTGCTGA
- a CDS encoding MarC family protein: protein MNEFARSILLLLVLLNPFLVIVYLIDIVQKLDNKQFRRVLFCAGLISCVAFCSFAVLGDRIFSDVFQVRFASFQLFGGIVFLLIGLQFVFRGPTAIEILRGESKHIAGAIAMPVLIGPGTISASVVIGKRNDILLSCASIVVAVMLCVLVLVFLKFLHDVIRQKREELIERYFDLAGRITALFVGSVAIEMIMAGIKSWLNLHRS, encoded by the coding sequence ATGAATGAATTTGCAAGATCAATACTATTATTACTTGTCTTATTAAATCCGTTTTTGGTAATCGTTTATTTAATCGATATTGTTCAGAAGCTCGATAATAAGCAGTTTCGGCGGGTATTATTTTGTGCCGGGCTTATTTCGTGTGTTGCTTTCTGTAGCTTTGCCGTGTTAGGCGATCGCATTTTCTCCGATGTATTTCAAGTTCGTTTTGCCTCTTTTCAACTGTTTGGTGGTATTGTTTTTCTGCTCATAGGTCTACAGTTTGTTTTTCGCGGACCAACGGCTATTGAAATATTGCGTGGCGAATCGAAACACATTGCAGGAGCTATTGCTATGCCTGTTTTAATTGGCCCCGGAACCATAAGTGCCAGTGTGGTAATTGGTAAACGTAACGATATTTTGCTGTCGTGTGCTTCTATTGTGGTAGCGGTTATGCTGTGTGTTTTGGTTTTGGTGTTTTTAAAATTTCTGCACGATGTAATTCGTCAAAAGCGCGAAGAATTAATTGAACGCTACTTTGATTTAGCCGGACGTATTACGGCTCTTTTTGTGGGTTCTGTTGCTATTGAGATGATTATGGCTGGCATAAAATCGTGGCTCAACCTTCACAGGAGCTAA
- a CDS encoding peptidylprolyl isomerase encodes MATLQTIRTKAGLLVAIVIGLSLAAFVLGDLLKGGSSMFQRNRLEVGVIDGESIQYPEFQQEVEDLGEIFKQNYGQSQLDDNTWAQIRDQAWQRKIAEIVMGKAYEDLGIEVSSEELFDLIQGANPHQIVRQIFSNPETGQFDRTSVVRFLKGMETGAVNADQRASWLNIEKQIVEERTQSKYSNMVAKGIYVTDEQAEASATAGNKSVNFDYIALPLSTVADEDVTVTETDLRDYYNAHKEDYKSEASRRIEYLTYPVEPSEKDFADAEAWINDIKSDFEETENTIQFIDTNSDVSFNDVWEKKDDLPEAIGNWIYDEGAEVGSVYGPYKEGESFTLVKLYKSEMMPDSVEARHILLQVSTQAQLVVAQQLADSLKTMIENGADFAELARANSADQGSAINGGDLGWFKRGQMVKPFENAAFNNTTDSVTIVASQFGIHLVQTTKRGKLTRQVQVAYLTRNVEPSTKTYQNVYAKASQFIGENSTAEAFNTAVSEQGLTKRVANVSQNQRTIVGLEDARPLVRAAYDADVNDILTNNQDSRIFELGDNFVVAILASKTEKGIAPFENVKARVELAVTKEKKAGLLLEKAKAALNDNADLAGAAAALDTEVQTANAINFNSYSVPGIGLEPDVIGTVGALKVDQVSEPIAGNNGVYIVMPTAINEGPGIDVAAEKMRLAQTNTYRVGSEVFKVYRNSVEIEDKRAKFY; translated from the coding sequence ATGGCAACGTTACAAACAATCAGAACGAAAGCAGGATTATTGGTAGCAATTGTAATCGGTTTATCATTGGCAGCATTTGTCCTTGGAGACTTATTAAAAGGTGGCTCGTCAATGTTTCAAAGAAACCGCTTAGAAGTTGGAGTAATCGACGGCGAATCAATACAATATCCTGAATTTCAGCAGGAGGTAGAAGACCTTGGGGAGATATTCAAACAAAACTATGGGCAAAGTCAGTTAGATGATAATACCTGGGCACAAATACGCGATCAGGCCTGGCAACGAAAAATTGCCGAGATTGTAATGGGCAAAGCCTACGAAGATCTTGGAATAGAAGTTAGCTCAGAAGAGTTATTCGATTTAATCCAGGGAGCAAATCCACACCAAATTGTTCGTCAAATATTCAGTAATCCTGAAACCGGTCAGTTCGATCGTACTTCGGTAGTTCGTTTTCTTAAAGGTATGGAAACTGGTGCAGTTAATGCAGATCAGCGTGCATCATGGTTAAACATCGAAAAACAAATTGTTGAAGAACGTACCCAAAGCAAATACTCTAATATGGTTGCAAAAGGTATATACGTTACCGATGAGCAGGCTGAAGCCAGTGCAACAGCCGGAAACAAATCGGTTAACTTCGATTACATTGCGTTGCCACTCAGTACTGTTGCCGACGAAGATGTTACTGTTACTGAAACTGATTTGAGAGATTATTACAACGCACATAAAGAAGATTACAAATCGGAAGCCAGCAGAAGAATTGAATACCTTACTTATCCGGTAGAACCATCGGAAAAAGATTTTGCTGATGCTGAAGCGTGGATCAATGATATTAAATCCGATTTTGAAGAAACTGAAAACACGATTCAGTTTATCGATACCAATTCAGACGTTAGCTTTAATGATGTTTGGGAGAAAAAAGACGACCTGCCGGAAGCCATTGGTAACTGGATTTACGACGAAGGTGCTGAAGTGGGCTCAGTTTATGGTCCGTACAAAGAAGGTGAATCATTTACCTTGGTAAAACTGTACAAATCAGAAATGATGCCTGATTCGGTTGAGGCTCGTCATATATTATTACAGGTAAGTACTCAGGCTCAGTTGGTTGTTGCACAGCAACTGGCCGACAGCTTGAAAACAATGATTGAGAACGGAGCTGATTTTGCTGAACTGGCACGCGCTAATTCTGCCGATCAGGGTTCTGCTATAAATGGTGGAGATTTAGGTTGGTTTAAGCGTGGTCAAATGGTTAAACCTTTTGAGAATGCAGCATTTAACAATACTACTGATAGTGTAACAATTGTAGCCTCGCAATTCGGAATTCACTTGGTACAAACTACAAAACGCGGAAAGCTTACCCGTCAGGTGCAGGTGGCGTACCTTACCCGCAACGTTGAGCCAAGTACAAAAACTTACCAAAATGTGTATGCTAAAGCAAGCCAGTTTATTGGTGAAAATTCAACTGCCGAAGCATTTAATACTGCGGTGAGTGAACAGGGCCTTACAAAACGAGTAGCAAATGTTAGTCAGAATCAACGAACAATCGTTGGATTGGAAGATGCACGTCCATTAGTTAGAGCAGCCTACGACGCTGATGTGAACGATATTTTGACCAATAACCAGGACTCGCGTATTTTCGAGCTGGGCGACAACTTTGTAGTTGCCATTTTGGCAAGTAAAACTGAGAAGGGAATTGCTCCTTTCGAAAATGTAAAAGCACGTGTTGAGTTAGCTGTTACAAAAGAGAAGAAAGCTGGATTGTTGCTTGAAAAAGCAAAAGCTGCTTTAAACGACAATGCTGATTTAGCTGGTGCTGCGGCTGCTCTTGATACTGAAGTTCAAACAGCAAACGCAATTAACTTTAACTCATACTCAGTTCCCGGAATCGGCTTGGAGCCTGACGTGATTGGTACAGTTGGGGCACTTAAGGTTGATCAAGTATCGGAACCAATTGCAGGCAACAATGGTGTTTATATTGTAATGCCAACTGCTATTAACGAAGGTCCTGGTATTGATGTGGCTGCTGAAAAAATGCGTTTGGCACAAACAAATACTTACCGTGTAGGTTCGGAAGTATTTAAAGTATACCGTAATTCGGTAGAGATTGAAGACAAAAGAGCGAAATTCTATTAG